One genomic window of Desulfuromonas sp. AOP6 includes the following:
- the rpsJ gene encoding 30S ribosomal protein S10, with protein sequence MPSQKIRIRLKAYDHKLLDQSVNEIVDTAKRTGARIAGPIPLPTVINKYTVLRGPHVDKKSREQFEMRTHKRLLDILEPTQQTVDALMKLDLSAGVDVEIKL encoded by the coding sequence ATGCCGAGCCAGAAGATTAGAATCCGTTTGAAGGCTTACGATCATAAACTGCTTGATCAGTCTGTGAACGAAATCGTGGATACCGCCAAGCGCACTGGAGCCAGAATCGCCGGCCCCATTCCTCTGCCGACGGTTATTAACAAGTACACCGTCCTTCGTGGTCCCCACGTAGACAAAAAAAGCCGTGAGCAGTTCGAGATGCGCACGCACAAGCGTTTACTGGATATTCTCGAGCCGACCCAGCAGACCGTTGACGCCTTGATGAAGCTTGATCTCTCTGCCGGGGTTGACGTCGAAATTAAGCTTTAA
- the tuf gene encoding elongation factor Tu translates to MAKAKFERKKPHVNIGTIGHVDHGKTTLTAAITKVLAARGGAEYKGYDQIDNAPEERERGITIATAHVEYETEKRHYAHVDCPGHADYVKNMITGAAQMDGAILVVSAADGPMPQTREHILLARQVGVPAMVVFLNKADMVDDAELMELVELEVRELLSSYEFPGDDIPIIPGSALKALEGDTGELGEQAILKLMDAVDNYIPEPERAIDRPFLMPVEDVFSISGRGTVATGRVERGVVKVGEEVEIVGMKATTKTVVTGVEMFRKLLDQGQAGDNVGVLLRGVKREDIERGQVLSKPGSITPHTKFKAEAYILSKEEGGRHTPFFKGYRPQFYFRTTDVTGIVELPEGTEMVMPGDNIAMTVNLITPIAMDKELRFAIREGGRTVGAGVVSEIIE, encoded by the coding sequence ATGGCAAAGGCAAAATTTGAGAGAAAAAAACCCCATGTCAATATCGGGACCATCGGTCACGTTGACCATGGCAAGACGACCCTGACGGCCGCCATCACCAAGGTTCTGGCAGCCAGGGGCGGCGCCGAGTACAAAGGTTACGATCAGATCGACAACGCTCCCGAAGAGCGCGAGCGCGGCATCACCATCGCCACCGCCCACGTCGAGTATGAGACTGAAAAGCGCCACTATGCGCACGTTGACTGCCCCGGCCACGCCGACTACGTCAAGAACATGATCACCGGTGCGGCCCAGATGGACGGCGCTATCCTGGTGGTTTCGGCCGCTGACGGCCCCATGCCCCAGACCCGCGAGCACATCCTGCTGGCCCGTCAGGTTGGCGTACCCGCCATGGTCGTGTTCCTGAACAAGGCCGACATGGTCGACGACGCCGAGCTCATGGAGTTGGTCGAGCTGGAAGTTCGCGAGCTGCTTTCTTCCTATGAGTTCCCCGGCGACGACATTCCCATTATCCCCGGTTCGGCTCTGAAGGCTCTCGAAGGGGACACTGGCGAGCTGGGTGAGCAGGCCATCCTGAAGTTGATGGACGCTGTTGACAACTACATCCCCGAGCCCGAGCGCGCCATCGACCGGCCCTTCCTGATGCCTGTCGAGGACGTCTTCTCCATCTCTGGTCGCGGCACTGTCGCCACCGGTCGTGTTGAGCGCGGCGTCGTCAAGGTCGGTGAAGAGGTCGAGATTGTCGGCATGAAAGCCACCACCAAGACCGTCGTGACCGGCGTCGAGATGTTCCGCAAGCTGCTCGATCAGGGTCAGGCCGGCGACAACGTAGGTGTCCTTCTGCGCGGCGTCAAGCGTGAAGACATTGAGCGTGGTCAGGTATTGTCCAAGCCCGGCAGCATCACGCCGCACACCAAGTTCAAAGCTGAGGCTTATATCCTGTCGAAGGAAGAGGGCGGCCGTCACACTCCCTTCTTTAAAGGTTATCGTCCCCAGTTCTACTTCCGCACCACCGACGTTACCGGCATTGTTGAGTTGCCGGAAGGGACCGAGATGGTTATGCCCGGCGACAACATCGCCATGACAGTCAACCTGATCACCCCTATCGCCATGGACAAGGAACTGCGCTTTGCTATCCGCGAAGGCGGTCGTACTGTTGGCGCGGGTGTTGTTAGCGAAATTATCGAGTAA
- the fusA gene encoding elongation factor G, whose amino-acid sequence MARKVSLAKTRNIGIMAHIDAGKTTTTERILFYTGVSHKIGEVHDGAATMDWMEQEQERGITITSAATTCFWGDHRINIIDTPGHVDFTIEVERSLRVLDGAIAVFCSVGGVEPQSETVWRQADKYGVPRMAFVNKMDRVGADFGRGVSMMRDRLGANPVPIQLPIGKEDYFKGVVDLVEMRAIVWDDESLGAKYDVIEIPAEMVDDVREAREKLVEEVCSHDDALMDKYLGGEEISNKELKAGIRKATMNLAINPVLCGSSFKNKGVQNLLDAVVDYMPAPTDVPPIKGIDPVTLEDITRPADDSGPFAALAFKIMTDPFVGQLTFFRVYSGVVESGSSVFNSTKDKKERIGRILKMHANKREEIKQVYSGDIAAAVGLKYTTTGDTLCSEKEVCLLEAMEFPEPVISIAVEPKTKADQEKMGIAIGKLVQEDPSLRVHTDEETGQTILSGMGELHLEIIIDRMMREFKVAANVGAPQVAYRESLTKTVEVQGKFVRQSGGRGQYGDCWLRIEPQEPGVGFEFVDAIKGGVIPKEYIPAVGKGAEEASQNGVLAGFPIVDVKVTCFDGSYHDVDSSEMAFKIAGSMGFKEGAAKAGPVLLEPIMAVEVVVPEEYMGDVIGDLNSRRGRIMGMESRGAAQVINSQVPLANMFGYATDLRSATQGRATYTMVFDHYEQVPKAIADEVIAKVKG is encoded by the coding sequence GTGGCACGAAAAGTATCACTCGCTAAAACGCGTAACATTGGCATCATGGCGCACATTGATGCCGGTAAAACTACGACGACCGAACGTATTCTGTTCTACACTGGTGTCTCCCATAAAATAGGTGAGGTCCATGACGGCGCTGCCACCATGGACTGGATGGAGCAGGAGCAGGAGCGTGGTATTACGATCACCTCTGCTGCGACAACCTGTTTTTGGGGTGATCACCGTATCAATATTATAGACACTCCTGGCCATGTTGACTTTACTATCGAAGTAGAGCGCTCTTTGCGTGTTCTCGATGGAGCTATTGCGGTTTTTTGTTCTGTTGGTGGTGTTGAACCTCAGTCGGAAACCGTTTGGCGCCAGGCAGACAAGTATGGCGTTCCGCGAATGGCCTTCGTCAACAAGATGGATCGCGTCGGGGCTGACTTTGGTCGCGGTGTAAGCATGATGCGCGACCGTCTTGGTGCCAATCCTGTCCCTATTCAGCTTCCCATTGGTAAAGAAGATTATTTCAAGGGTGTTGTTGATCTCGTTGAAATGCGTGCCATAGTCTGGGATGACGAGTCTCTTGGGGCTAAATACGACGTCATCGAGATCCCGGCTGAGATGGTGGATGACGTTCGCGAAGCCCGTGAAAAGCTCGTTGAGGAAGTGTGTTCCCATGACGATGCCTTGATGGATAAGTACCTCGGTGGCGAGGAGATTTCCAATAAGGAGCTCAAGGCCGGTATTCGCAAGGCCACAATGAATTTGGCCATCAATCCTGTTCTGTGTGGGTCTTCCTTTAAGAACAAGGGTGTTCAGAATCTTCTGGATGCTGTTGTTGATTACATGCCTGCTCCGACTGATGTCCCGCCGATTAAGGGAATAGATCCTGTCACGCTGGAAGACATCACTCGTCCTGCCGATGACAGTGGGCCCTTTGCCGCTCTTGCCTTCAAGATCATGACAGATCCCTTTGTCGGGCAGTTGACCTTTTTCCGCGTTTATTCTGGTGTCGTTGAGTCCGGTTCGAGCGTCTTCAACTCCACTAAGGACAAGAAGGAGCGCATTGGACGCATCTTGAAGATGCACGCCAATAAGCGTGAAGAAATCAAACAGGTCTATTCGGGTGATATCGCTGCGGCGGTCGGTTTGAAATATACCACGACAGGCGACACCCTCTGCTCTGAGAAGGAAGTTTGTCTTCTTGAAGCAATGGAGTTTCCCGAGCCGGTTATCAGTATTGCCGTTGAACCTAAGACCAAGGCTGATCAGGAAAAAATGGGTATTGCCATCGGCAAGCTGGTGCAAGAGGATCCTTCTCTGCGCGTTCACACCGATGAGGAAACCGGCCAGACCATTCTTTCCGGCATGGGTGAGCTTCACCTGGAGATCATTATCGACCGCATGATGCGTGAATTTAAGGTGGCCGCCAACGTGGGTGCTCCCCAGGTTGCTTACCGTGAATCGCTCACCAAGACGGTCGAGGTTCAGGGTAAGTTTGTTCGTCAGTCCGGTGGTCGTGGTCAGTATGGCGATTGTTGGCTGCGAATTGAGCCGCAGGAGCCCGGCGTCGGTTTTGAGTTCGTCGACGCTATCAAGGGTGGTGTCATTCCCAAGGAATACATTCCCGCTGTTGGTAAGGGGGCTGAAGAGGCCTCCCAGAATGGCGTGCTTGCCGGCTTTCCCATTGTTGATGTCAAGGTCACCTGTTTTGACGGCTCCTACCACGATGTCGACTCTTCTGAGATGGCTTTTAAGATCGCTGGCTCCATGGGTTTTAAAGAGGGTGCCGCCAAAGCTGGTCCCGTACTTCTTGAGCCTATTATGGCCGTGGAGGTTGTCGTTCCCGAAGAATATATGGGCGACGTTATTGGTGACCTGAACAGCCGCCGGGGGAGGATCATGGGTATGGAGTCTCGCGGGGCTGCCCAGGTTATCAACTCTCAGGTTCCTTTGGCAAACATGTTCGGCTATGCAACTGATTTGCGCAGTGCCACTCAGGGCCGCGCTACTTACACCATGGTTTTTGACCACTATGAGCAGGTCCCCAAAGCGATTGCCGACGAGGTTATCGCCAAGGTTAAGGGCTAG
- the rpsG gene encoding 30S ribosomal protein S7: MPRRREVAKRVILPDPKYGDRLVAKFVNFLMLDGKKSTAESIVYGAFDLISSRVSDEPLDVFKKAMENVRPVVEVKSRRVGGSTYQVPVEVRAERRSALAMRWIMTYSRARGEKTMEERLAGELLDAANNRGASVKKKEDTHRMAEANKAFAHYRW, from the coding sequence ATGCCGAGAAGAAGAGAAGTTGCTAAGCGGGTTATTCTTCCCGATCCTAAATATGGTGATCGTCTGGTGGCGAAGTTTGTTAACTTCCTCATGTTGGATGGTAAGAAGAGCACTGCTGAGAGTATCGTCTATGGCGCTTTTGATCTTATCTCCTCCAGGGTTAGTGATGAGCCGCTGGATGTTTTTAAGAAGGCCATGGAGAATGTTCGCCCGGTGGTGGAGGTTAAGTCTCGTCGTGTGGGTGGCTCGACTTATCAGGTTCCCGTTGAGGTGCGCGCCGAACGTAGGAGTGCCCTCGCAATGCGCTGGATTATGACCTATTCCCGCGCTCGTGGTGAGAAGACCATGGAGGAGCGTCTGGCGGGAGAGCTTCTTGATGCCGCCAATAATCGCGGTGCTTCTGTGAAGAAGAAGGAAGATACCCACCGCATGGCTGAAGCGAACAAGGCCTTTGCTCATTACCGTTGGTAG
- the rpsL gene encoding 30S ribosomal protein S12 — MPTINQLIRNGREKKERKSTAPALKSNPQKRGVCTRVYTTTPKKPNSALRKVARVRLTNGVVVTSYIPGVGHNLQEHSVVLIRGGRVKDLPGVRYHIVRGTLDLAGVKNRKQGRSKYGAKRPK, encoded by the coding sequence ATGCCGACTATTAATCAGTTGATCCGCAATGGACGCGAAAAAAAAGAAAGAAAATCTACCGCGCCAGCGCTTAAGAGTAACCCTCAGAAGCGTGGAGTGTGTACCCGCGTCTATACCACGACTCCAAAAAAGCCGAACTCTGCTCTTCGTAAAGTGGCACGTGTGCGCCTCACCAACGGTGTCGTAGTGACCTCTTACATTCCTGGGGTGGGCCATAATCTCCAGGAGCACTCTGTGGTTTTGATTCGTGGCGGCCGCGTCAAGGACCTGCCGGGCGTACGTTATCATATTGTCCGTGGAACCCTTGATCTTGCTGGTGTTAAAAATCGTAAGCAGGGTCGTTCAAAGTACGGTGCCAAGCGCCCTAAATAA
- the rpoC gene encoding DNA-directed RNA polymerase subunit beta' → MDDIFSFFERPKDPLNFNSIRLSLASPDKIRERSFGEVKKPETINYRTFKPERDGLFCAKIFGPTKDYECNCGKYKRMKHRGIVCEKCGVEVIPSKVRRERLGHIDLACPVAHIWFLKSLPSRIATLLDLTLKEVERVLYFEAYVVLDKGDTTLAVGQILSEDKYRELMDEFAGQFTAAMGAEAVREMLTTIELDELSQSLRVEMREAASEAKRKKVAKRLKVVEAFKVSGNRPEWMILEAIPVLPPELRPLVPLDGGRFATSDLNDLYRRVINRNNRLKRLIELRAPEVIIRNEKRMLQESVDALFDNGRRGRAITGPNKRPLKSLSDMLKGKGGRFRQNLLGKRVDYSGRSVIVVGPELKLHQCGLPKKMALELFKPFIYNKLEERGYCTTIKSAKKLVEKEKPEVWDVLDEVIREHPVMLNRAPTLHRLGIQAFEPVLIEGKAIQLHPLVCTAFNADFDGDQMAVHLPLSIESQIEARVLMMSTNNILSPANGKPIIVPSQDMILGLYYMTRERAFVKGDSKSFFSPEEVRIAYDAGEADLQAKIKVRMVTGEGREVALVDTTVGRVLLREIVPTSIPFEHINRTMTKKQVAELIDTAFRLAGPKETVILADRLKDTGYRFSTIAGISICLDDMVIPAAKQEYIDKAVQEVTEIQNQYTEGLITDGERYNKVIDIWAKCTEDIAGIMLGNLSVDVLTDPESGEQVKIPSFNAIHMMADSGARGSAQQIRQLAGMRGLMAKPSGEIIETPITANFREGLTVLQYFISTHGARKGLADTALKTANSGYLTRRLVDVAQDAIITELDCGTLDGILVSSLTEGGEVIEPLGDRILGRSALEDVLDPVTGDILVEANQEIDETLVTKIENSGIEKLKIRSVLTCQSRRGICATCYGRDLARGHMVNLGEAVGVIAAQSIGEPGTQLTMRTFHIGGTASRRAEQTSLEARFDGTLRYINLNTVVDSAGFHVVMNRNGEVAVIDETGRERERYGVVYGAKLRVGPDGAIKAGGLIAEWDPYTMPILTEGSGRVHFGDVIEGVSMEEQLDDVTGLSRKVIIESKAADRRPRITLKDEDGKTVKLPSGAAARYMLPVGANIVVTEDALVGAGDILAKIPRETTKTKDITGGLPRVAELFEARKPKEFAVISEIDGVVSYGKDSKGKRKVIVTPEVGEPKEYLIPKGKHISVHEGDSVKAGEALMDGSSNPHDILRVLGEKELAKYLVDEVQEVYRLQGVKINDKHIETIVRQMLRRVRIKEVGDTRFLLDDQVERWEFEQENLRVMGEEGQPAVGEPLMLGITKASLSTESFISAASFQETTKVLTQAAIEGKVDFLRGLKENVIMGRLIPAGTGISKYRSAKLNIEEPQEVIEVYEDDIDEDIVEESEDVSVE, encoded by the coding sequence TTGGACGATATTTTCAGCTTTTTTGAGCGACCGAAGGATCCCCTCAATTTCAACTCGATCCGCCTTTCGCTGGCTTCTCCGGACAAGATCCGCGAGCGGTCCTTTGGTGAGGTCAAAAAACCGGAAACCATTAACTACCGCACCTTCAAGCCGGAGCGCGACGGTCTTTTCTGCGCCAAAATCTTCGGCCCGACTAAGGACTATGAGTGTAACTGCGGTAAGTACAAACGCATGAAACATCGCGGCATTGTCTGCGAGAAATGCGGTGTTGAGGTTATTCCCAGCAAGGTACGACGGGAGCGTCTTGGGCACATTGACCTGGCGTGTCCGGTGGCCCATATCTGGTTTCTCAAGTCATTGCCTTCACGTATTGCAACACTGCTTGATCTTACCCTCAAAGAGGTAGAACGCGTCCTCTATTTTGAAGCCTATGTTGTTCTGGACAAGGGTGATACGACCCTTGCCGTCGGTCAGATACTGAGCGAAGACAAGTATCGTGAACTGATGGATGAGTTTGCCGGGCAGTTTACGGCGGCCATGGGTGCCGAAGCGGTCAGGGAAATGCTGACCACTATTGAACTCGACGAACTGTCACAGTCTCTGCGTGTTGAGATGCGCGAAGCGGCCAGCGAGGCCAAGCGGAAAAAGGTCGCCAAGCGCCTTAAGGTCGTGGAGGCTTTCAAGGTGAGCGGCAATCGTCCCGAGTGGATGATTCTTGAAGCTATTCCTGTTCTTCCACCTGAGCTGCGTCCTTTGGTCCCCCTTGATGGGGGGCGCTTCGCAACGTCGGACCTTAATGATCTTTACCGGAGGGTAATCAATCGTAATAATCGCCTTAAGCGATTGATTGAACTGCGGGCCCCTGAGGTCATCATCCGCAATGAAAAAAGAATGCTGCAGGAGTCGGTAGACGCCCTTTTCGACAACGGGCGGCGCGGACGCGCCATCACCGGTCCCAATAAGCGTCCCCTGAAGTCTCTTTCAGACATGCTCAAGGGTAAGGGGGGACGTTTCCGCCAAAACCTGCTGGGTAAACGTGTCGATTATTCTGGTCGTTCTGTTATCGTTGTTGGCCCGGAACTCAAACTCCATCAGTGTGGTCTGCCCAAGAAGATGGCTCTGGAGTTGTTCAAGCCGTTCATCTATAACAAGCTGGAAGAGCGGGGCTATTGCACCACCATCAAAAGTGCCAAGAAGCTGGTCGAGAAGGAGAAGCCGGAGGTCTGGGATGTCCTTGACGAGGTCATTCGGGAACACCCGGTCATGCTGAACCGGGCCCCGACTCTGCATCGTTTGGGAATCCAGGCTTTTGAGCCGGTTCTTATCGAAGGCAAGGCGATACAACTGCACCCCTTGGTCTGTACCGCTTTTAACGCCGACTTCGACGGTGACCAGATGGCCGTGCATCTGCCTCTTTCTATCGAGAGTCAGATCGAGGCCCGGGTACTGATGATGTCGACCAACAACATCCTGTCGCCCGCCAATGGCAAGCCCATTATTGTGCCCTCGCAGGACATGATTCTTGGTCTCTATTACATGACTCGTGAGCGAGCCTTTGTTAAAGGTGACAGCAAAAGCTTCTTCTCTCCCGAAGAAGTGCGTATTGCCTATGACGCTGGCGAGGCTGACCTGCAGGCCAAGATCAAGGTTCGCATGGTGACCGGCGAGGGGCGCGAGGTTGCGCTGGTCGATACGACGGTAGGGCGGGTGCTGTTGCGCGAAATCGTTCCGACATCCATTCCCTTTGAACACATCAACCGGACGATGACCAAAAAACAGGTGGCTGAGTTGATCGACACGGCCTTCCGTCTGGCTGGTCCCAAGGAAACCGTCATCCTTGCCGACCGCCTTAAGGATACGGGTTATCGCTTTTCTACAATTGCGGGTATTTCTATTTGTCTCGACGATATGGTTATTCCTGCCGCCAAGCAGGAATATATTGACAAGGCCGTTCAAGAGGTTACGGAAATACAGAATCAGTACACAGAAGGTCTGATCACCGATGGCGAGCGTTACAATAAAGTCATCGACATCTGGGCCAAGTGTACCGAAGATATCGCCGGCATCATGCTGGGCAACCTCTCGGTTGACGTGCTGACGGACCCGGAGTCCGGCGAGCAGGTCAAGATTCCTTCCTTCAATGCCATCCATATGATGGCGGACTCTGGAGCCCGAGGCAGTGCTCAGCAGATTCGGCAGCTTGCCGGTATGCGCGGGCTGATGGCGAAGCCCTCCGGTGAGATCATCGAGACGCCGATTACGGCTAACTTCCGTGAGGGTTTGACTGTTCTGCAGTACTTCATCTCGACCCACGGTGCCCGCAAAGGTCTAGCTGACACGGCGCTCAAGACGGCAAATTCCGGTTACCTGACGCGCCGTCTTGTTGACGTTGCCCAGGACGCCATTATCACTGAGCTTGACTGTGGCACCCTTGACGGCATCCTCGTTTCATCTCTCACTGAGGGTGGCGAAGTCATTGAACCACTCGGAGACAGGATTCTCGGCCGTTCAGCCCTTGAAGATGTGCTGGACCCTGTAACAGGGGATATTCTTGTGGAGGCGAACCAGGAAATCGATGAGACCCTGGTGACCAAAATCGAGAATTCAGGCATTGAGAAGCTTAAAATACGGTCTGTACTGACATGCCAAAGTCGTCGAGGTATCTGCGCTACCTGTTATGGTCGCGATCTGGCTCGCGGGCACATGGTCAACCTGGGTGAAGCTGTCGGGGTTATTGCCGCCCAGTCCATTGGTGAACCTGGCACACAGCTTACCATGCGTACTTTCCATATCGGGGGTACCGCGTCGCGTCGCGCTGAGCAGACCTCTCTTGAAGCCCGTTTCGACGGGACGCTTCGATACATCAATCTGAACACGGTTGTCGACAGCGCCGGGTTCCATGTTGTCATGAATCGCAATGGCGAGGTCGCTGTTATTGATGAAACCGGCCGTGAACGTGAGCGCTATGGTGTTGTGTATGGGGCTAAGCTGCGTGTTGGCCCCGACGGCGCCATCAAGGCTGGTGGCCTGATTGCCGAGTGGGATCCCTACACCATGCCGATCCTTACGGAAGGCTCCGGTCGGGTACACTTCGGTGATGTCATCGAAGGGGTCAGCATGGAGGAGCAGCTCGATGATGTGACAGGGTTGTCCCGTAAGGTCATCATTGAGTCCAAGGCAGCCGATCGTCGGCCTCGTATCACCCTGAAGGATGAAGACGGCAAGACTGTAAAATTGCCTAGTGGCGCCGCTGCCCGCTACATGCTTCCCGTTGGCGCCAATATAGTCGTTACCGAAGATGCCCTTGTGGGCGCCGGTGATATTCTGGCCAAAATCCCAAGGGAAACTACCAAAACAAAAGACATCACCGGTGGTCTGCCGCGGGTTGCTGAGCTCTTCGAGGCCCGTAAGCCCAAGGAGTTTGCTGTTATTTCTGAGATCGATGGGGTTGTCTCCTACGGCAAGGATTCCAAGGGCAAGCGCAAGGTCATCGTTACCCCGGAGGTGGGTGAACCGAAGGAGTATCTGATTCCCAAGGGGAAGCATATCAGCGTTCACGAGGGCGATTCCGTCAAGGCCGGTGAGGCTCTGATGGATGGCTCCAGCAACCCCCACGACATTCTACGTGTCCTGGGCGAGAAGGAATTGGCCAAATACCTCGTTGACGAAGTACAGGAGGTCTATCGACTCCAGGGCGTTAAGATCAACGACAAGCATATCGAAACGATCGTGCGTCAGATGCTGCGCCGGGTTCGCATCAAAGAGGTTGGGGATACACGATTCCTTCTTGATGACCAGGTTGAGAGGTGGGAGTTTGAACAGGAGAACCTGCGTGTTATGGGCGAAGAGGGTCAGCCGGCCGTCGGTGAGCCTCTGATGCTGGGGATTACCAAGGCCTCTCTGTCGACCGAGTCTTTTATCTCCGCCGCCTCCTTCCAGGAGACGACCAAGGTGTTGACTCAGGCTGCCATCGAGGGGAAGGTCGATTTTCTGCGTGGGCTCAAAGAAAACGTCATCATGGGACGCTTGATTCCTGCCGGCACGGGTATCTCCAAATACCGCAGTGCCAAGCTTAATATTGAGGAACCGCAAGAGGTGATCGAGGTCTATGAGGACGATATCGATGAGGATATTGTCGAAGAGAGCGAAGATGTCTCTGTTGAGTAA